The sequence TCAAGGGTTGAGCAATACTTGTAAATATAGTTAATTATCAACTTAGAGGTGATGTTAGGAATGCCCCAATGGAAACTCTCAACAGAATTTACGTTTGACAGCGCGCACTACATTAAAGATTACGACGGCCCTTGTGGTCGGATGCATGGGCATACTTATAAAATCCGCGTTGAAGCTACATCGTCACAGTTGCATTCTTCAGAATACTGCCCACATCCTGTCATGGTAGCCGATTTTAGAACCTTACGCTGGGCAAAACAAGACGTCACCAAAGGGGGACTTGACCACTGCGTTTTGAACGAAGTTTTACCCCCCGAATATGAAACAACCGCCGAGATGATTGCCAAGTATATTTATGACCAAACCAAGAAACAAGTACCACCGGGTGTACAACTGAAAGTGAAGGTGTCAGAAACACCGAATAGTTGGGTAGAGTATGAAGATTGAAGAACTGCGCTGAAAGCGATTGTGCATAGCATCGCCGGTTGGGATCAGCGCTTTTCAAGGATAAATACCTGCATTTGGATTTAATAACACAAACCAAGAATCTCGCGGCTTCAAGTTGTGGGAGTGTCAAAGTATAAATTCTGAGTAGCTGTGAAGGGACTGTGCTTAGACTTATGAAACTTAGCCTGTGCATGATTGTCAAGAACGAAGCCGCAACATTACCTCAATGCTTGACTAGTGTCAAAAATGTTGTCGATGAAATGGTAGTTTTAGATACGGGTTCTAGCGATCGCACTCCAGAAATCGCTACACTATACGGTGCAAAGGTACATCATTTTCCGTGGTGCGATGATTTTAGTGCAGCTCGCAACGCGGCTCTGAAACACGTCACAGGCGACTGGATTTTAGTGTTAGATGCTGATGAGACGCTAGCAGCAGATATCGTTCCCCAGATGAAGTCAACAATCCAAAGTGAAGAATATCTGCTGATTAACTTGGTTCGTTATGAAGTGGGCGCGGAACAATCACCATATTCTCTGGTTTCTCGACTGTTTCGCAATCATCCCAGTATTCAATTTTCTCGACCTTACCACGCTTTAGTTGATGACAGTGTGTCGGGAATTTTGACTCAAGAACCCCATTGGCAGATCGGTTATTTACAAGGAGTGGCAATTCTACATAAAGGATATCAAAAAGCAGCGATCGCCCAAGGTAATAAGTATGCCAGAGCGCAAGCCGCAATGGAAGGTTTTCTAAATACTCATCCTGATGATCCCTATGTTTGCAGTAAACTAGGGGCGTTGTATGTAGAAACTGGCAAAATTGACCAAGGGATGGAGTTGTTGACCAAAGGAATCGCCGAATGTGGGGAAAACTACGAGATTTTGTATGAACTCCATTACCATTTAGGCATTGCTTACAGTCGCTTACAAAATCCCCGACAAGCTATTTATCATTATCAAGCAGCAATCAAGTTGCCGATTTATCCGATTTTGAAATTAGGCGCGTATAATAACTTGGGCAACCTATTCAAAGCCGCTGGCGATTTAAACGGTGCAAAAATCGCCTATGAAACAGCTTT is a genomic window of Fortiea contorta PCC 7126 containing:
- a CDS encoding glycosyltransferase; translation: MKLSLCMIVKNEAATLPQCLTSVKNVVDEMVVLDTGSSDRTPEIATLYGAKVHHFPWCDDFSAARNAALKHVTGDWILVLDADETLAADIVPQMKSTIQSEEYLLINLVRYEVGAEQSPYSLVSRLFRNHPSIQFSRPYHALVDDSVSGILTQEPHWQIGYLQGVAILHKGYQKAAIAQGNKYARAQAAMEGFLNTHPDDPYVCSKLGALYVETGKIDQGMELLTKGIAECGENYEILYELHYHLGIAYSRLQNPRQAIYHYQAAIKLPIYPILKLGAYNNLGNLFKAAGDLNGAKIAYETALKIDKSFAAGHYNLGMTFKALGLFTDAIASYQQAIKLKPDYAQAYQNLGVVQLKVGNVQASVTAFKNAIALHEQHHPAEAERLRQGLREMGLI
- a CDS encoding 6-pyruvoyl trahydropterin synthase family protein; this encodes MPQWKLSTEFTFDSAHYIKDYDGPCGRMHGHTYKIRVEATSSQLHSSEYCPHPVMVADFRTLRWAKQDVTKGGLDHCVLNEVLPPEYETTAEMIAKYIYDQTKKQVPPGVQLKVKVSETPNSWVEYED